In the genome of Enterococcus hirae ATCC 9790, one region contains:
- a CDS encoding type II toxin-antitoxin system PemK/MazF family toxin: MPKARNYIPKKGDIVWIDFDPSTGKEIQKRRPGLVVSRYEFNCTTMFAIICPITSTIKNLPTRYSLPKDLDTKGQVLISQLKSLDFKERKLKKVENLPLQDMAKIDQIIQYIF, from the coding sequence GCTAGAAATTATATTCCTAAAAAAGGGGATATTGTTTGGATCGATTTTGATCCATCCACAGGCAAAGAAATTCAAAAGAGAAGACCAGGCTTGGTTGTATCTCGTTATGAATTTAATTGCACAACAATGTTTGCAATAATCTGTCCAATTACTTCTACTATAAAAAATCTACCGACACGCTATTCGCTTCCCAAAGATTTAGATACAAAGGGACAAGTACTTATTTCTCAATTAAAATCACTTGATTTCAAGGAAAGAAAACTCAAAAAGGTCGAAAATTTACCTTTACAAGATATGGCTAAAATTGATCAGATTATCCAGTATATATTTTAA